A DNA window from Actinokineospora baliensis contains the following coding sequences:
- a CDS encoding aromatic ring-hydroxylating oxygenase subunit alpha — protein MTNSMFDLISEQDENRPYFATGGRGRTHAFYTGEEQFRLEMEQVYGKKWLPVDHVSRFQEKGSYATLNIGSGSILLINGDNGIQAYHNYCRHRGYKLVEEPAGKRQSIVCIYHCWVYDRNGKLKSLNGTYFDHFFDKEKNGLLPVRTEVRFGVVFVAFSDEAGDLDEALGEFGTFAAAYDLESLVCAQAKDYPVASNWKLVAHNVNESLHFPTAHKDLHKITDFDDSGTYELRGDIVGAWQVIRSKYNSVSMTGRSDRAPMPNVPPGDLHKINWITILPNLLFGFTADYVMMQWVWPESPGTCTVRHFWLFHPTETAKPDFSHEAVFALWDKANYEDWELCERTHRGLSNPMWSPGQLSLDEEVVSQIDQWVAQLTEPARTGNGGGAENNGAGAARS, from the coding sequence ATGACCAACAGCATGTTCGACCTGATCAGCGAGCAGGACGAGAACCGCCCGTACTTCGCCACCGGGGGTCGGGGCCGCACGCACGCGTTCTACACCGGCGAGGAGCAGTTCCGGCTGGAGATGGAGCAGGTGTACGGCAAGAAGTGGCTGCCGGTGGACCACGTGTCCCGCTTCCAGGAGAAGGGGTCCTACGCGACCCTCAACATCGGCAGCGGGTCGATCCTGCTCATCAACGGGGACAACGGGATCCAGGCCTACCACAACTACTGCCGCCACCGCGGCTACAAGCTGGTGGAGGAGCCCGCTGGCAAGCGGCAGAGCATCGTGTGCATCTACCACTGCTGGGTCTACGACCGCAACGGCAAGCTGAAGAGCCTCAACGGGACCTACTTCGACCACTTCTTCGACAAGGAGAAGAACGGGTTGCTGCCGGTGCGCACCGAGGTGCGCTTCGGGGTGGTGTTCGTCGCGTTCTCCGACGAGGCGGGCGACCTGGACGAGGCGCTCGGCGAGTTCGGCACCTTCGCCGCCGCCTACGACCTGGAGTCGCTGGTCTGCGCGCAGGCCAAGGACTACCCGGTGGCGTCGAACTGGAAGCTGGTGGCGCACAACGTCAACGAGAGCCTGCACTTCCCCACCGCGCACAAGGACCTGCACAAGATCACCGACTTCGACGACTCGGGCACCTACGAGCTGCGCGGCGACATCGTCGGCGCGTGGCAGGTGATCAGGTCGAAGTACAACTCGGTGTCGATGACCGGCCGCAGCGACCGGGCACCGATGCCCAACGTGCCGCCCGGCGACCTGCACAAGATCAACTGGATCACCATCCTGCCGAACCTGCTGTTCGGGTTCACCGCCGACTACGTGATGATGCAGTGGGTCTGGCCGGAGAGCCCCGGCACCTGCACGGTGCGGCACTTCTGGCTGTTCCACCCGACCGAGACGGCCAAGCCGGACTTCTCGCACGAGGCCGTGTTCGCGTTGTGGGACAAGGCGAACTACGAGGACTGGGAGCTCTGCGAGCGCACCCACCGCGGCCTGTCGAACCCGATGTGGTCGCCAGGGCAGCTCTCGCTCGACGAGGAGGTCGTCTCCCAGATCGACCAGTGGGTGGCACAGCTGACCGAACCGGCCAGAACCGGCAACGGTGGCGGCGCGGAGAACAACGGCGCTGGGGCGGCTCGGTCATGA
- a CDS encoding DedA family protein: protein MADGALIDAVLPDVAGLPPAAVLATVFVVAFAETTLVVGVLLPGEVLIAACIGVLGTAWTPLAGAAAALGCLSGQLTGYAIGRALGPRLRESWIGRRTGRARWNRAESVVRRSGGWLLVTARFVAVLHTLAPALAGVLRMPARRFALFAALSSTAWAVLWATVGAAIGSLVDAQDRGLVTSLLVVAGIAIAAVVVGSAARMKLDEPDATASEEDDRDIGATED from the coding sequence ATGGCCGACGGGGCGTTGATCGACGCGGTGCTGCCGGATGTGGCCGGGTTGCCGCCCGCGGCGGTGCTGGCCACCGTGTTCGTCGTGGCGTTCGCGGAGACGACGCTGGTGGTCGGGGTGCTGTTGCCCGGCGAGGTGCTGATCGCGGCGTGCATCGGCGTGCTCGGCACGGCGTGGACGCCGCTGGCGGGGGCGGCCGCGGCGCTGGGGTGCCTGAGCGGTCAGCTCACCGGCTACGCCATCGGCCGGGCGCTGGGGCCGCGGCTGCGGGAGAGCTGGATCGGGCGCCGCACCGGCCGGGCCCGCTGGAACCGGGCCGAGTCGGTGGTGCGCCGCTCCGGCGGGTGGCTGCTGGTCACCGCCCGGTTCGTCGCCGTCCTGCACACGCTGGCACCGGCGCTGGCCGGGGTGTTGCGGATGCCCGCGCGCCGCTTCGCGTTGTTCGCCGCCCTCTCCTCGACCGCGTGGGCAGTGCTGTGGGCGACCGTCGGGGCCGCGATCGGGAGCCTCGTCGACGCGCAGGACCGGGGGTTGGTCACCTCGCTGCTGGTGGTCGCGGGCATCGCGATCGCGGCCGTGGTCGTCGGTTCGGCCGCGCGGATGAAGCTGGACGAGCCCGACGCCACCGCGTCCGAAGAGGACGATCGCGATATCGGGGCCACTGAGGACTGA
- a CDS encoding helix-turn-helix domain-containing protein yields the protein MGGEQAGGRKVLEGAFALVEALSEDGEAGLTRLAEATGLPKATAYRLLEQLTGLGAVAKVRGRYRVGPRIGVWGQTWLPGQGLVRAARGPMRALARATATTIGVVVPAGERAVLIGGVAGRPNRLVRLDAGTAWSRATAAGKALVGPVVLGPGGVGAPVFDREENMRGICCAAVPFDGGAEVPVAALVAITDPTVPLPQLAAALARTATAIQGEWS from the coding sequence ATGGGCGGGGAACAAGCGGGTGGGCGGAAGGTGCTGGAGGGCGCTTTCGCGTTGGTTGAGGCGTTGAGCGAGGACGGGGAGGCTGGGCTGACTCGGTTGGCGGAGGCAACGGGTTTGCCGAAGGCGACGGCGTACCGGTTGTTGGAGCAGTTGACGGGGTTGGGGGCGGTGGCGAAGGTCCGGGGGCGGTACCGGGTCGGGCCGCGGATCGGTGTGTGGGGGCAGACGTGGTTGCCGGGGCAGGGGTTGGTGCGGGCGGCCAGGGGGCCGATGCGGGCGCTCGCCCGGGCCACGGCGACCACGATCGGCGTCGTCGTGCCCGCGGGGGAACGGGCGGTCCTGATCGGCGGCGTGGCGGGTAGACCGAACCGGCTCGTGCGGCTGGACGCGGGAACCGCGTGGTCTCGGGCCACGGCGGCGGGGAAGGCGTTGGTGGGACCGGTGGTGCTGGGGCCGGGCGGGGTGGGGGCGCCGGTGTTCGACCGGGAGGAGAACATGCGCGGCATCTGCTGCGCCGCCGTGCCGTTCGACGGTGGCGCGGAGGTGCCGGTGGCCGCCTTGGTCGCCATCACCGACCCGACGGTGCCCCTCCCCCAACTGGCCGCCGCCCTCGCCCGCACGGCGACCGCGATCCAGGGCGAGTGGAGCTGA
- a CDS encoding NAD(P)/FAD-dependent oxidoreductase, with the protein MDLALYDVIIVGARVAGAPTAMLLAKHGHRVLVLDRGSFPSDAVSTHYIHQAGLVQLQKWGLLDEVVAAGTPAIRLMNYRHGDIDLIGFADPIEGIDAVYCPRRTVLDEILVNAARRAGAEVVEQFTVTDLVFGESGEVLGVRGREGDGEVRELRARLVIGADGTHSQVAKRVGAELYNVRPAAGFIYYSYFSGVDDWGLHHKTGFNHRWFGSWPTNDGVTMVATICALDQLKDFRSDPETAFQAVIDDVEPAMGAQFRDAARRAEPLRPMRYPDNYYRRAHGPGWALVGDAGYHKDPITGWGITDAFLHAELLADRAHEGLAGERAMADALEEYVKIRDEISAGVYDFTTVMASMELPPFFDAVLRAIGKTPHWTNKMLGLIAGGVEDHEIFSPDNLERIYQDAGFPEDKRIYDPSA; encoded by the coding sequence GTGGACCTCGCCTTGTACGACGTCATCATCGTCGGTGCCCGGGTCGCCGGTGCGCCCACGGCCATGCTGCTGGCCAAGCACGGGCACCGCGTGCTGGTGCTGGACCGGGGCTCCTTCCCCAGCGACGCGGTCTCGACGCACTACATCCACCAAGCGGGCCTTGTGCAGCTGCAGAAGTGGGGGCTGCTCGACGAGGTGGTCGCCGCGGGAACGCCCGCCATCCGGCTGATGAACTACCGGCACGGCGACATCGACCTGATCGGGTTCGCCGACCCCATCGAGGGCATCGACGCCGTCTACTGCCCGCGCCGCACGGTGCTCGACGAGATCCTGGTCAACGCCGCGCGCCGCGCCGGGGCCGAGGTCGTGGAGCAGTTCACCGTGACCGACCTGGTGTTCGGCGAGTCCGGCGAGGTGCTCGGCGTGCGCGGCCGCGAGGGCGACGGCGAGGTGCGGGAGCTGCGGGCCAGGCTGGTGATCGGCGCCGACGGCACGCACTCGCAGGTGGCCAAGCGGGTGGGCGCCGAGCTCTACAACGTGCGGCCCGCCGCCGGGTTCATCTACTACTCGTACTTCTCCGGCGTCGACGACTGGGGCCTGCACCACAAGACCGGGTTCAACCACCGCTGGTTCGGCTCGTGGCCGACCAACGACGGGGTGACCATGGTCGCCACGATCTGCGCGCTCGACCAGCTCAAGGACTTCCGCTCCGACCCCGAGACCGCCTTCCAGGCCGTCATCGACGACGTCGAGCCCGCCATGGGCGCCCAGTTCCGCGACGCCGCGCGCCGGGCGGAACCGCTGCGGCCCATGCGCTACCCGGACAACTACTACCGCCGCGCGCACGGCCCCGGCTGGGCGCTGGTCGGCGACGCCGGCTACCACAAGGACCCGATCACCGGCTGGGGCATCACCGACGCGTTCCTGCACGCCGAGTTGCTGGCCGACCGGGCGCACGAGGGCCTGGCGGGCGAGCGCGCGATGGCCGACGCGCTGGAGGAGTACGTCAAGATCCGCGACGAGATCAGCGCGGGCGTCTACGACTTCACCACGGTCATGGCCTCGATGGAGCTGCCGCCGTTCTTCGACGCGGTGCTGCGCGCCATCGGCAAGACCCCGCACTGGACCAACAAGATGCTCGGCCTGATCGCGGGCGGCGTCGAGGACCACGAGATCTTCTCGCCGGACAACCTCGAGCGCATCTACCAGGACGCGGGCTTCCCCGAGGACAAGCGGATCTACGACCCGTCGGCCTGA
- a CDS encoding TetR/AcrR family transcriptional regulator: MTDHPRRGRPRAGEQAARREAALDAALSLLVEVGSDGLTMQAVATRAGSSKESLYSWFGNRTGLLTELIHRQAAAVAAAVTAALETPGPFRPRLTAIAESLLHLLLSPPSLAINRAAIADPDLAALLLHHGRRTTGPFIETYLAANDVPNPPESFRLLYGLLVRDHQIRALLGEHPPPPPDLRRQAQAAVDHFLALVAPDH; the protein is encoded by the coding sequence ATGACCGACCACCCCCGCCGCGGCAGGCCCCGCGCGGGCGAACAAGCCGCCCGCCGCGAAGCAGCCCTGGACGCCGCCCTGTCCCTCCTGGTCGAGGTCGGCTCCGACGGTCTGACCATGCAAGCGGTCGCGACCAGAGCCGGTTCGTCCAAGGAGAGCCTCTACAGCTGGTTCGGCAACCGCACCGGCCTGCTCACCGAACTCATCCACCGCCAAGCAGCCGCCGTCGCCGCCGCGGTCACCGCCGCCCTGGAAACCCCCGGCCCCTTCCGCCCCCGCCTGACCGCCATCGCCGAAAGCCTCCTGCACCTACTCCTGAGCCCGCCCTCCCTGGCCATCAACCGAGCCGCCATCGCCGACCCCGACCTGGCCGCCCTCCTCCTCCACCACGGCCGCCGCACGACCGGCCCCTTCATCGAGACCTACCTGGCCGCCAACGACGTCCCCAACCCACCCGAGTCCTTCCGCCTCCTCTACGGCCTACTGGTCCGCGACCACCAGATCCGGGCCCTCCTGGGAGAACACCCCCCACCCCCACCGGACCTCCGCCGCCAAGCCCAAGCCGCCGTCGACCACTTCCTCGCCCTCGTAGCCCCCGATCACTGA
- a CDS encoding M23 family metallopeptidase produces MKRPRRHTAVAIVAATAFAAFIPWSAEAAQGPSLVESVTDTLLAERGPAVAAQRGVSALARHAVVESRRSTGDWSFGAATIPGDASDHAPDASLYVAHRVAGRWQVGVLGSETFVALTRQAPNSVVSAEEKGLFQQNRAAAGAAARSVDTGLALPVNASSNVGWGGGPHANDGQGSLYSSLDFGGSGTQVRAAAAGRIYRACVDANSTQTALILIVHANGYTTGYYHLNQRSGFPADGTSVDQGYELGTAGTNTVCGGSANGAHVHFTLRSGDRNNLAFESVIGKTIGGWTFHTNGSNYDGFATHGTSKVQDGGTLYNYGRYTGSGPYAGTVNSANGANVRSNTNSAASSVMYTAPNGRALAISCKTTGSTVNNSNVWYRLTDADYVAAGLISTTATIPNC; encoded by the coding sequence ATGAAACGTCCCCGCCGCCACACCGCCGTCGCGATCGTCGCCGCCACGGCGTTCGCCGCGTTCATCCCCTGGTCCGCCGAGGCCGCCCAAGGCCCCAGCCTCGTCGAGAGCGTGACCGACACCCTGCTCGCCGAGCGCGGGCCCGCCGTCGCCGCCCAGCGGGGCGTCTCGGCCCTGGCGCGCCACGCCGTGGTCGAGTCCCGCCGCTCGACCGGCGACTGGTCCTTCGGCGCCGCGACGATCCCCGGCGACGCGAGCGACCACGCGCCGGACGCCAGCCTCTACGTAGCGCACCGGGTCGCCGGGCGCTGGCAGGTCGGCGTTCTCGGGAGTGAGACCTTCGTCGCCTTGACCCGCCAGGCGCCCAACTCCGTTGTCAGCGCTGAGGAGAAGGGGCTGTTCCAGCAGAACCGCGCCGCCGCCGGTGCCGCCGCGCGCTCGGTCGACACCGGGCTGGCGCTACCGGTCAACGCCTCCAGCAACGTCGGCTGGGGCGGCGGTCCACACGCCAACGACGGTCAGGGGTCGCTCTACAGCTCGCTCGACTTCGGCGGCAGCGGTACCCAGGTCCGCGCCGCGGCCGCTGGCAGGATCTACCGCGCCTGCGTCGACGCCAACTCGACCCAGACGGCGTTGATCCTCATCGTGCACGCCAACGGGTACACGACGGGTTACTACCACCTGAACCAGCGCAGCGGCTTCCCGGCGGACGGCACGTCGGTGGACCAGGGGTACGAGTTGGGGACCGCGGGCACCAACACCGTGTGCGGCGGCAGCGCCAACGGCGCCCACGTCCACTTCACCCTCCGGTCCGGCGACCGCAACAACCTCGCCTTCGAGTCCGTCATCGGCAAGACCATCGGCGGCTGGACCTTCCACACCAACGGTTCCAACTACGACGGCTTCGCCACCCACGGCACCTCCAAGGTCCAGGACGGCGGCACCCTCTACAACTACGGCCGCTACACCGGCAGCGGGCCGTACGCGGGCACCGTCAACTCCGCCAACGGCGCCAACGTCCGCAGCAACACCAACTCCGCCGCGAGCTCGGTGATGTACACCGCCCCCAACGGCCGCGCACTGGCCATCTCCTGCAAGACCACCGGCAGCACCGTCAACAACAGCAACGTCTGGTACCGCCTCACCGACGCCGACTACGTCGCTGCGGGCCTGATCAGCACCACCGCCACCATCCCGAACTGCTGA
- a CDS encoding anthrone oxygenase family protein — MFDRLCLWLATTLMALIAGFFYAYACSVMPGLATVDDRTFVEAMRGINAVVRNVAFAPSFFGALLVTGIAVALQLRLRRVLPWTAAALVLYAAAFVLTLAVNVPLNEWLATADLADPAAVRARYEGPWITWNIIRTALATLAVVCLVVVVARRGAGALSEVDRSRRPGVPGASTG; from the coding sequence GTGTTCGACCGACTCTGCCTGTGGCTGGCCACCACCCTGATGGCCCTGATCGCGGGCTTCTTCTACGCCTACGCCTGCTCGGTGATGCCCGGCCTGGCGACCGTCGACGACCGGACGTTCGTCGAGGCCATGCGGGGGATCAACGCGGTGGTCCGCAACGTCGCCTTCGCGCCGAGCTTCTTCGGGGCGTTGCTGGTGACCGGCATCGCCGTCGCGCTGCAACTGCGCCTGCGCCGGGTCCTACCCTGGACCGCGGCGGCCCTGGTGCTCTACGCGGCGGCGTTCGTGCTCACGCTGGCGGTGAATGTGCCGCTCAACGAGTGGTTGGCGACGGCGGACCTCGCCGATCCGGCGGCGGTGCGCGCGAGGTACGAGGGGCCCTGGATCACCTGGAACATCATCCGCACCGCACTGGCCACCCTGGCGGTGGTGTGCCTCGTCGTCGTCGTCGCGCGGCGCGGGGCGGGCGCGTTGTCCGAAGTGGACCGATCGAGGCGCCCGGGTGTACCGGGCGCCTCGACGGGGTGA